One segment of Macaca fascicularis isolate 582-1 chromosome 2, T2T-MFA8v1.1 DNA contains the following:
- the LAMB2 gene encoding laminin subunit beta-2 isoform X3 → MWVDTSMTGEVLDVVERLVTPGETPSWTGSGFVRLREGQALEFLVASVPKAMDYDLLLRLEPQVPEQWAELELTVQRPGPVPAHSLCGHVLPKDDRIQGTLQPHTRYMVFPNPVCLEPAISYKLHLKLVRTGGSAQPETPYSGPGLLIDSLVLLPRALVLEMFSGGNAAALERRATFERYQCHEEGLVPSKTSPSEACAPLLLSLSTLIYNGALSCQCNRQGSLSSECNPHGGQCLCKPGVVGRRCDLCAPGYYGFGPTGCQACQCSPEGALSSLCEKTSGQCPCRTGTFGLHCDRCQRGQWGFPSCRPCVCNGHADECDTHTGACLGCRDHTGGEHCERCIAGFHGDPQLPYGGQCRPCPCPEGPGSQRHFATSCHRDEYSQKIVCHCRAGYTGLRCEACAPGHFGDPSRPGGRCQLCECSGNIDLMDPDACDPHTGQCLRCLHHTEGPHCAHCKPGFHGQAARQSCHRCTCNLLGTNPQQCPSPDQCHCDRSSGQCPCLPNVQGPSCDHCAPNFWNFTSGHGCHPCACHPRQARGPTCNEFTGQCYCRAGFGGRTCSECQELHWGDAGLQCRACDCDPRGTDTPQCHRSTGHCSCHPGVSGVRCDQCARGFSGFFPACHPCHACFGDWDRVVQDLAARTRRLEQRAQELQQTGVLGAFESSFWHMQEKLGIVQGIVGARNTSAASTAQLVEATEELRREIGEATEHLTQLEAELTDVQDENFNANHALSGLERDRLALNLTLRQLDQHLDLLKHSNFLGAYDSIRHAHSQSAEAERCANTSALAVPSPVSNSASARHRTEALMDAQNEDFNSKHMANQRALRKLSAHTHTLSLTGINELVCGAPGDAPCATSPCGGAGCRDEDGQPRCGGLNCNGAVATADLALGRARHTQAELQRALAEGGSILSRVAETRRQASEAQQRAQAALDKANASRGQVEQANQELRELVQSVKDFLNQEGADPDSIEMVATRVLELSIPASAEQIQHLAGAIAERVRSLADVDAILARTVGDVRRAEQLLQDARRARSRAEGEKQKAETVQAALEEAQRAQGVAQGAIRGAVADTRDTEQTLYQVQERMTGAEQALRSAGERARQLDALLEALKLKWAGNSLAASTAEETAGSAQGRAQEAEQLLRGPLGDQYQTVKALAERKAQGVLAAQARAEQLRDEARDLLQAAQDKLQRLQELEGTYEENERALEGKAAQLDGLEARMRSVLQAINLQVQIYNTCQ, encoded by the exons ATGTGGGTGGACACATCTATGACCGGAGAG GTGCTCGATGTGGTGGAGCGCCTGGTTACTCCTGGGGAAACTCCATCCTGGACTGGCTCAGGCTTTGTGCGGCTACGGGAAGGTCAGGCCCTGGAGTTCCTCGTGGCCTCTGTGCCGAAGGCCATGGACTATGATCTGCTGCTGCGCTTAGAACCCCAG GTCCCTGAGCAATGGGCAGAGTTGGAACTGACTGTGCAGCGTCCAGGGCCTGTGCCTGCTCACAGCCTGTGTGGGCATGTGCTGCCCAAGGATGACCGCATCCAAGGGACTCTGCAACCACACACCAG GTACATGGTGTTTCCCAATCCTGTCTGCCTTGAGCCTGCTATCTCCTACAAGCTGCATCTGAAGCTGGTACGCACAGGGGGAAGTGCCCAGCCTGAGACTCCCTACTCTGGACCCGGCCTGCTCATTGACTCG CTGGTGCTGCTGCCCCGTGCCCTGGTGCTAGAGATGTTTAGTGGGGGTAATGCTGCTGCCCTGGAGCGCCGGGCCACCTTTGAACGCTACCAATGCCATGAGGAGGGTCTGGTGCCCAGCAAGACTTCTCCCTCTGAGGCCTGCGCGCCGCTCCTCCTCAGCCTGTCCACCCTCATCTACAATGGTGCCCTGT CATGTCAGTGCAACCGTCAAGGTTCACTGAGTTCTGAGTGCAACCCTCATGGCGGTCAGTGCCTGTGCAAGCCTGGAGTGGTTGGGCGCCGCTGTGACCTCTGTGCCCCTGGCTACTATGGCTTTGGCCCCACAGGCTGTCAAG CCTGCCAGTGCAGCCCCGAGGGGGCGCTCAGCAGTCTCTGTGAAAAGACCAGTGGGCAATGTCCCTGTCGAACTGGTACCTTTGGGCTTCACTGTGACCGCTGCCAGCGTGGCCAGTGGGGATTCCCTAGCTGCCGGCCATGTGTCTGCAATGGGCATGCAGATGAGTGCGACACCCACACAGGCGCTTGCCTGGGCTGCCGTGATCACACAGGGGGTGAGCACTGTGAAAG GTGCATTGCTGGTTTCCACGGGGACCCACAACTGCCATATGGGGGCCAGTGCCGGCCCTGTCCATGTCCTGAAGGCCCTGGGAGCCAACGGCACTTTGCTACTTCTTGCCACCGGGATGAATATTCCCAGAAGATTGTGTGCCACTGCCGGGCAGGCTACACGG GGCTGCGATGTGAAGCTTGTGCCCCTGGGCACTTTGGGGACCCATCAAGGCCAGGTGGCCGGTGCCAACTGTGTGAGTGCAGTGGGAACATTGACCTAATGGATCCTGATGCCTGTGACCCCCACACGGGGCAATGCCTGCGCTGTTTACACCACACAGAGGGTCCACACTGTGCCCACTGCAAGCCTGGCTTCCACGGGCAGGCTGCCCGACAGAGCTGTCACC GCTGCACCTGCAACCTGCTGGGCACAAATCCCCAGCAGTGCCCGTCTCCTGACCAGTGCCACTGTGATCGAAGCAGTGGGCAGTGCCCATGCCTCCCCAATGTCCAGGGCCCTAGTTGTGACCACTGTGCCCCCAACTTCTGGAACTTCACCAGTGGCCATGGTTGCCATCCTTGTGCCTGCCACCCAAGACAGGCCAGAGGCCCCACCTGCAATGAG TTCACAGGGCAGTGTTACTGCCGTGCCGGCTTTGGAGGGCGGACTTGTTCTGAGTGCCAAGAGCTCCACTGGGGAGACGCTGGGTTGCAGTGTCGTG CCTGTGACTGTGACCCTCGTGGAACAGATACACCTCAGTGTCACCGCTCCACAGGTCACTGCAGCTGCCACCCAGGCGTGTCTGGTGTGCGCTGTGACCAGTGTGCCCGTGGCTTCTCAGGATTCTTTCCTGCCTGCCATCCCTGCCATGCATGCTTCGGGGATTGGGACCGAGTGGTGCAGGACTTGGCTGCCCGCACACGGCGCCTAGAGCAGCGGGCACAGGAGTTGCAGCAGACGGGTGTGCTGGGTGCCTTTGAGAGCAGCTTCTGGCATATGCAGGAGAAGCTGGGCATTGTGCAGGGCATCGTAGGTGCCCGCAACACCTCAGCTGCCTCCACTGCACAGCTTGTGGAGGCCACAGAGGAGCTGCG GCGTGAAATTGGGGAGGCCACTGAGCACCTGACTCAACTGGAAGCAGAGTTGACAGATGTGCAGGATGAGAACTTCAATGCCAACCATGCACTAAGTGGTCTGGAGCGAGACAGGCTTGCACTTAATCTCACACTGCGGCAGCTGGACCAGCATCTTGACTTGCTCAAACATTCAAACTTCCTGG GTGCCTATGACAGCATCCGGCATGCCCATAGCCAGTCTGCAGAGGCAGAACGTTGTGCCAACACCTCGGCCCTGGCAGTACCTAGCCCTGTGAGCAACTCGGCAAGTGCTCGGCATCGGACAGAGGCACTGATGGATGCCCAGAATGAGGACTTCAACAGCAAACACATGGCCAACCAGCGGGCCCTGCGCAAGCTCTCTGCCCATACCCACACCCTGAGCCTGACAGGCATAAACGAGCTG GTGTGTGGGGCACCAGGGGATGCACCCTGTGCTACAAGCCCTTGTGGGGGTGCCGGCTGTCGAGATGAGGATGGGCAGCCCCGCTGTGGGGGCCTCAACTGCAATGGGGCAGTGGCTACAGCAGACCTAGCACTGGGCCGGGCCCGGCACACACAGGCAGAGCTGCAGCGGGCACTGGCAGAAGGTGGTAGCATCCTCAGCAGAGTGGCTGAGACTCGTCGGCAGGCAAGCGAGGCACAGCAGCGGGCCCAGGCAGCCCTGGACAAGGCTAATGCTTCCAGGGGACAGGTGGAACAGGCCAACCAGGAACTTCGAGAACTTGTCCAGAGTGTGAAGGACTTCCTCAACC AGGAAGGGGCTGATCCTGATAGCATTGAGATGGTGGCCACACGGGTGCTAGAGCTCTCCATCCCAGCTTCAGCTGAGCAGATCCAGCACCTGGCGGGTGCAATTGCAGAGCGAGTCCGGAGCCTGGCGGATGTGGACGCGATCCTGGCACGTACTGTAGGAGATGTGCGTCGTGCCGAGCAGTTATTGCAGGATGCACGGCGGGCAAG GAGCCGGGCTGAGGGTGAGAAACAGAAGGCGGAGACAGTACAGGCAGCACTGGAGGAGGCCCAGCGGGCACAGGGTGTTGCCCAGGGTGCCATCCGGGGGGCAGTGGCTGACACACGGGACACAGAGCAGACCCTATACCAG GTACAGGAGAGGATGACAGGTGCAGAGCAGGCACTGAGATCTGCAGGTGAAAGGGCTCGGCAGTTGGATGCTCTCCTGGAGGCTCTGAAGTTGAAATGGGCGGGAAATAGTCTGGCAGCCTCTACAGCAGAAGAAACGGCAGGCAGTGCCCAGGGtcgtgcccaggaggctgagcag CTGCTACGGGGTCCTCTGGGTGATCAGTACCAGACGGTGAAGGCCCTGGCTGAGCGCAAGGCCCAGGGTGTGCTAGCTGCACAGGCAAGGGCAGAGCAACTGCGGGATGAGGCTCGGGACCTGTTGCAGGCTGCTCAGGACAAGCTGCAGCGGCTACAGG AACTGGAAGGCACCTATGAGGAGAATGAGCGGGCACTGGAGGGTAAGGCAGCCCAGCTGGACGGGCTGGAGGCCAGGATGCGCAGCGTGCTTCAAGCCATCAACTTGCAGGTGCAGATCTACAACACCTGCCAGTGA